In Paenibacillus kyungheensis, the following are encoded in one genomic region:
- a CDS encoding LacI family DNA-binding transcriptional regulator has translation MAATIKDIAKLANVSHTTVSRALNNSPLIKEVTKRKIMQIAQEVNYIPNYNAKSLVLQRSHTIGLFFTSISNGTSSSFFAATIRGVNRVIGIEYNLFVRGIDDYLDYSSIHHKRFDGIILMSQSEADNDFINHVLEQEIPIVVLNRLLPDANLVNIVSNDKEGSYHAGHFLIEQGHTQIAIIEGIKSFKSTEQRRLGFLQALEESQLSIPAEYIVSGEYDTESGYQAMQQLLALSSPPTAVFCSNDDMAIGAMNAAFEQGLKVPQDLSIIGFDDINFSMYTNPALTTVKRPIEDISARGAEKILEQIREKETQQELIFVETELIQRKSTAVRS, from the coding sequence ATGGCAGCCACAATTAAAGATATCGCAAAGCTAGCGAATGTTTCTCATACGACTGTTTCTCGTGCACTTAATAATAGCCCTCTTATTAAAGAGGTCACCAAACGTAAAATCATGCAAATTGCGCAAGAAGTTAATTATATCCCTAATTATAATGCGAAAAGTCTAGTGTTACAGCGGTCGCATACGATCGGGTTGTTTTTTACCAGTATCTCTAATGGTACAAGTAGTAGCTTTTTTGCCGCTACGATTCGCGGGGTGAATCGTGTGATCGGGATTGAATACAATTTATTTGTACGCGGAATAGATGATTATTTGGATTACAGTTCTATTCATCATAAGCGATTTGATGGCATTATTTTGATGAGTCAAAGTGAAGCTGATAACGACTTTATCAATCATGTGCTAGAGCAAGAGATTCCAATTGTTGTCCTCAATCGTCTACTGCCAGATGCGAATTTAGTCAATATTGTATCTAATGATAAAGAAGGCTCGTATCATGCCGGGCATTTTCTAATTGAGCAAGGTCATACGCAGATTGCGATTATAGAAGGAATCAAAAGCTTCAAATCGACAGAACAACGTCGATTAGGTTTTTTACAAGCGCTGGAAGAAAGTCAATTATCGATTCCAGCAGAATATATTGTTAGTGGAGAATACGATACAGAGAGCGGTTATCAAGCGATGCAACAATTGTTAGCATTATCATCACCACCTACCGCTGTATTTTGCTCCAATGATGATATGGCGATTGGTGCGATGAATGCGGCATTTGAACAAGGGTTGAAAGTACCGCAAGACTTATCGATTATCGGCTTTGATGATATTAATTTCTCGATGTATACCAATCCTGCGTTAACAACAGTGAAGCGTCCGATCGAAGATATTAGCGCGCGTGGGGCAGAGAAAATATTAGAACAGATTCGTGAGAAAGAAACCCAACAAGAATTGATCTTTGTCGAAACTGAATTGATTCAACGTAAATC
- a CDS encoding MFS transporter, which translates to MGVATLKGVKAEENVIDGKISLKEKISYGMGDFGNGFMFDLGQLYLLKFFTDVAGIPAIAAAGIFLVSKLFAAICDPIVGSSIDYRKNIGKNGKFRPYLIYGSIILAILTVFTFISPNLSVTGKLIYAYASYMIWGIGYSFVNIPYGSLGASITQNTIERASLSSFRQAGSLGALFVTSVIVMPLIVHFANPSVGFPVVMGIMSVIGVLAFIVCFRGTKERIISQAAPSEKLSVGSVVKTFVSNKPLLVLVLMTVFTISAYNIKSAMLIYFAQYNLGNVELMAYMNFIIIGSSFIGVLFLPKLVKRFGKRKTAMIGLGISVVADTINFIAPSNVYLFTILASIAFIGISIPNGVTWAFVSDIIDYGEWTSGERKEGTTYSLFNFSRKLAQSLSGFLSGVGLAVIGYVPNVVQTVGTQIGIKALLCLYPAIALAIAMLIIGLMYKLTDKKHEQIVEELQLRHQPLE; encoded by the coding sequence ATGGGAGTAGCTACATTAAAAGGGGTCAAAGCAGAAGAAAATGTAATTGACGGCAAGATCAGTCTCAAAGAAAAGATTTCATACGGTATGGGGGACTTTGGGAACGGATTTATGTTTGATCTGGGGCAATTGTATCTGCTTAAATTTTTTACAGACGTTGCCGGTATCCCTGCGATCGCAGCAGCAGGTATTTTTCTAGTCAGTAAATTATTTGCAGCGATCTGTGATCCGATTGTAGGTTCATCAATTGATTATCGCAAAAACATCGGGAAGAACGGTAAATTTAGACCGTATCTGATCTATGGAAGTATTATTCTTGCGATTCTTACAGTGTTCACGTTTATCTCACCTAATCTATCGGTAACCGGTAAATTAATTTATGCGTATGCGTCTTATATGATCTGGGGAATCGGCTATTCATTTGTTAATATTCCTTATGGTTCACTTGGAGCATCGATCACTCAGAATACGATTGAACGAGCATCGTTATCTTCATTCCGTCAAGCCGGTTCGCTTGGAGCACTATTTGTGACCAGTGTTATTGTGATGCCTTTGATTGTGCATTTTGCTAATCCATCTGTAGGATTTCCAGTGGTTATGGGGATTATGTCTGTGATTGGAGTACTTGCTTTTATTGTCTGCTTCCGCGGAACCAAAGAACGGATTATTAGTCAGGCAGCTCCTTCTGAAAAATTATCGGTCGGCAGTGTAGTCAAAACCTTTGTCAGTAACAAACCACTGTTAGTGCTCGTATTAATGACGGTGTTTACCATTTCAGCTTATAATATCAAATCAGCGATGTTGATTTATTTTGCTCAATATAATCTTGGTAATGTGGAACTAATGGCGTATATGAACTTTATTATTATCGGCTCTTCCTTTATCGGCGTGTTATTTTTACCTAAACTGGTAAAAAGATTCGGTAAACGCAAAACAGCGATGATCGGGCTTGGCATTAGTGTAGTAGCAGATACAATCAACTTTATTGCCCCATCGAATGTGTATCTTTTCACAATCTTAGCAAGTATTGCTTTTATCGGTATTAGTATTCCGAATGGTGTTACATGGGCGTTTGTATCCGATATTATCGATTACGGCGAATGGACTTCTGGCGAACGTAAAGAAGGAACTACTTATTCATTGTTTAACTTTTCACGTAAATTGGCACAATCATTATCCGGTTTCTTATCAGGGGTAGGTCTAGCTGTAATTGGTTATGTACCGAATGTCGTGCAGACAGTAGGGACGCAGATCGGGATCAAAGCATTACTTTGTCTGTATCCTGCGATTGCACTAGCGATTGCGATGTTAATTATCGGATTAATGTACAAATTAACAGATAAAAAGCATGAACAAATCGTTGAAGAATTACAATTGCGTCATCAACCTTTAGAGTAA
- the uxaC gene encoding glucuronate isomerase, with product MTAKFLDQNFMLHSDTAIQLYHQVAKDMPIIDYHCHLSPQEILENKTFKNITEAWLYGDHYKWRVMRANGVEEKYITGDADDYDKFLAWARTVPQLIGNPLYHWTHLELQRFFGVEELLSEKTAPQIWQKVNEQLQGEGFGARDLITKSKVTVVCTTDDPVDDLGYHAQIRGLNDFSTAVLPSFRPDKALEINRATFRPWLEQLVAVYGSDIRTYDDFLKALEQRVRFFHAAGGRVSDHALDTVVFAEATQAEVNEIFTKVLEQGQVSSEEEAKHKSYTLVFLSQLYAELDWAMQFHIHALRNNNTSMFRKLGPDTGYDSVNDGLIAKPLVSLLDAMESAGALPKTILYSLNPNDYPVLASAAGSFQSGGIAGKIQFGTAWWYNDHRDGMHEQMKLLANMGVLARFVGMLTDSRSFLSYTRHEYFRRLLCDLLGTWVEQGEVPDDMELLSGIVEGICYTNAEQYFNFPAVVSVQ from the coding sequence ATGACTGCTAAATTTTTGGATCAAAACTTTATGTTACATAGTGATACAGCGATCCAACTGTATCATCAAGTAGCCAAAGATATGCCGATTATTGATTACCATTGTCATTTAAGTCCGCAAGAAATTTTGGAGAATAAAACGTTTAAAAATATTACAGAAGCATGGTTGTACGGCGATCATTACAAATGGCGGGTTATGCGTGCAAATGGTGTAGAAGAAAAATATATTACAGGCGATGCCGATGATTATGACAAATTTCTAGCGTGGGCAAGAACAGTACCGCAATTGATTGGCAATCCACTGTATCACTGGACACATCTTGAATTGCAACGCTTTTTCGGAGTAGAAGAATTATTAAGTGAAAAGACAGCTCCGCAGATCTGGCAAAAAGTAAATGAACAGTTACAAGGAGAAGGATTCGGAGCACGTGATCTGATTACCAAATCAAAAGTAACTGTAGTGTGTACAACCGATGATCCGGTGGATGATCTTGGTTATCATGCACAGATTCGTGGATTGAACGATTTCTCTACAGCAGTGTTGCCAAGCTTCCGCCCGGATAAAGCATTAGAAATTAATCGTGCGACTTTCCGTCCGTGGTTAGAGCAATTAGTAGCGGTGTATGGTTCAGATATTCGCACTTATGATGACTTTTTGAAAGCGCTTGAGCAAAGAGTTCGCTTTTTCCATGCCGCAGGTGGACGTGTATCTGACCATGCACTGGATACGGTTGTTTTTGCAGAAGCGACGCAAGCAGAAGTGAATGAGATTTTTACCAAAGTATTAGAGCAAGGACAAGTAAGCAGTGAAGAAGAAGCGAAGCACAAATCGTATACACTTGTATTTTTAAGTCAATTGTATGCTGAACTAGATTGGGCGATGCAGTTCCATATTCATGCGCTACGTAACAACAACACATCGATGTTCCGTAAGTTAGGGCCGGATACCGGTTATGATTCCGTAAATGATGGATTGATCGCCAAACCATTAGTATCGTTACTAGATGCGATGGAATCGGCAGGAGCATTACCGAAAACGATTTTGTATTCACTGAATCCGAATGATTACCCTGTATTAGCTAGTGCAGCAGGTAGCTTCCAGAGCGGTGGAATCGCTGGCAAAATTCAGTTTGGTACAGCATGGTGGTACAACGATCATCGTGATGGTATGCACGAACAAATGAAATTGTTAGCCAATATGGGTGTGTTAGCACGTTTTGTAGGAATGCTAACCGATTCACGTAGCTTTTTATCGTATACTCGTCATGAATATTTCCGCCGTCTGTTGTGTGATCTATTAGGAACATGGGTAGAGCAAGGGGAAGTTCCTGATGATATGGAATTGTTAAGCGGTATCGTTGAAGGCATTTGTTATACCAATGCAGAGCAGTACTTTAATTTTCCTGCTGTAGTGTCTGTGCAATAA
- a CDS encoding pentapeptide repeat-containing protein, translating to MNIPIEAPKIPQHLETLYEPLYTLQSKDEFSHARIEHFTIDRQEAQRVSFEKTIFEHVDMIESHLAEIELTDVIFDQCDLSNIPFPRSFVHRTEFRNCKLIGTDFAQSRLQNVRFTHCVADYSVFRFSQFKRVLFENCSLLGADYCSSVFNSVFFEQCQLDTAMLSGTSLDTVDLSTCDFTSLQIEIEDLRGCIISPYQASSFVGLMGLVIKS from the coding sequence ATGAATATCCCAATCGAAGCACCCAAAATTCCTCAGCATTTAGAAACTTTATATGAGCCTTTATACACATTGCAATCCAAAGACGAATTCAGCCACGCCAGAATAGAACATTTCACCATTGATCGTCAGGAAGCACAGCGTGTTTCTTTTGAAAAAACAATCTTTGAACACGTAGATATGATCGAGTCTCATTTAGCTGAAATCGAACTGACCGATGTAATATTTGATCAATGCGATCTGTCTAATATTCCATTTCCTCGTTCATTTGTACATCGTACTGAATTTCGCAACTGCAAATTAATCGGTACCGATTTTGCTCAAAGTCGATTGCAAAATGTTCGTTTTACTCATTGTGTTGCTGATTATTCTGTATTTCGCTTTTCCCAGTTCAAACGTGTTCTTTTTGAAAATTGTTCATTGCTTGGTGCTGATTATTGTTCATCGGTATTTAACTCTGTTTTTTTCGAACAATGTCAATTAGATACAGCGATGCTGTCAGGTACTTCGTTAGATACAGTTGATCTAAGCACCTGTGATTTTACAAGTTTGCAGATTGAGATTGAAGATTTACGCGGATGTATTATATCGCCTTATCAAGCTTCTTCATTTGTAGGGCTAATGGGGCTGGTGATCAAATCGTAA
- the argH gene encoding argininosuccinate lyase has product MSKLWGGRFTKQTNHLVEEYTASINFDKALAEEDIQGSLAHVSMLGKCGIVPAEDVEIIKNGLNKVLDKIRAGEIQFSVSDEDIHMNIEKHLIEEVGAVGGKLHTGRSRNDQVATDMHLYLRKRVVELTGLLHALQESLITQAKSNMDTIIPGYTHLQRAQPILFPHHLMAYVSMFERDIDRLKDSYKRINVLPLGAGALAGTTFPIDRHYVAEQLGFDGVYENSLDAVSDRDFIVEFLAGASLIMTHLSRLCEELVLWSSTEFSFVELDDAFCTGSSIMPQKKNPDVAELVRGKTGRVYGNLIGLLTVLKSLPLAYNKDMQEDKEGMFDTVATLEGALQLFAPMIATMKVNTGRMREAVNKDFSNATDIADFLVGKGLPFRQAHEVIGKTVLYCIQEGKYLLDLTLEEFQNFSPLFDDSIYAVLQPEAVVNARNVYGGTATVQVAAAIERAEDKLTHTVTWLEGHVQ; this is encoded by the coding sequence ATGAGTAAATTATGGGGCGGACGTTTTACCAAGCAAACGAATCATCTGGTTGAAGAATATACAGCTTCGATTAATTTTGATAAAGCTTTGGCAGAAGAAGATATTCAAGGCAGTCTGGCACATGTAAGTATGCTAGGCAAATGCGGAATTGTTCCTGCTGAAGATGTAGAAATCATCAAAAACGGACTGAACAAAGTATTGGACAAAATTCGTGCAGGTGAGATTCAATTTTCGGTCTCTGACGAAGATATTCATATGAATATTGAAAAGCACTTGATCGAAGAAGTAGGCGCTGTTGGTGGTAAATTACACACTGGACGTAGTCGTAACGATCAGGTGGCTACCGATATGCATTTATATTTGCGTAAACGTGTGGTGGAGTTAACAGGACTACTGCATGCTTTACAAGAATCGTTGATTACACAAGCGAAAAGCAATATGGATACGATTATCCCGGGATATACGCATCTACAACGGGCTCAACCGATCCTTTTCCCTCATCATCTGATGGCATATGTCTCGATGTTTGAGCGTGATATCGATCGTCTGAAAGACAGCTACAAGCGGATCAATGTATTGCCACTGGGTGCAGGTGCACTCGCAGGAACGACTTTCCCGATCGATCGTCATTATGTAGCAGAGCAACTAGGATTTGATGGAGTCTACGAAAATAGTCTGGATGCAGTAAGTGATCGTGACTTTATTGTGGAATTTCTCGCAGGGGCTTCATTAATTATGACGCATCTTTCTCGTCTATGTGAAGAGTTAGTGTTATGGAGCAGTACTGAATTTAGCTTTGTTGAATTGGATGATGCGTTCTGTACCGGTAGCAGTATTATGCCACAGAAAAAAAATCCAGATGTTGCTGAATTGGTACGCGGTAAAACCGGTCGTGTATACGGTAATCTGATCGGATTACTAACCGTACTCAAATCGTTACCGCTTGCTTATAACAAAGATATGCAAGAAGACAAAGAAGGTATGTTTGATACCGTAGCGACTTTGGAAGGTGCACTTCAATTATTTGCTCCGATGATCGCTACGATGAAAGTGAATACAGGACGGATGCGTGAAGCGGTTAATAAAGACTTTTCCAATGCGACTGATATTGCAGACTTCCTGGTAGGCAAAGGGTTACCTTTCCGTCAAGCTCATGAAGTGATCGGTAAAACGGTCTTGTACTGTATTCAAGAAGGCAAATACTTGCTAGATCTAACACTGGAAGAATTCCAAAACTTCTCTCCATTGTTCGATGATAGTATCTACGCGGTGTTGCAACCAGAAGCTGTCGTGAATGCACGTAATGTATACGGCGGTACAGCAACTGTACAGGTAGCAGCAGCTATCGAACGTGCTGAAGATAAATTAACCCACACTGTAACATGGCTAGAAGGTCATGTGCAGTAG
- a CDS encoding argininosuccinate synthase, whose translation MAKNKIVLAYSGGLDTSIILKWLKETYDAEIIAFTADIGQADELDGLEEKALATGASKVYIDDLRAEFAEDFIYPMFQAGALYEGQYLLGTSIARPLIAKRMVEIARAEGAMAIAHGATGKGNDQVRFELNAAALAPEIKVIAPWRLETFRDQFPGRAEMIEYAEKHGITITASAAKPYSTDRNLLHISYESGVLEDPNFDASAESNKDMFLLSVSPEDAPDQPEMLDLEFENGNCVALNGEKLTPLAAMEKLNELGGKHGIGRVDMVENRFVGMKSRGVYETPGGTILFTAHRKLESLTMDREVMSLRDSLITRYSNLVYNGFWFAPERLALQALVTESQKNVTGTVRVKLYKGNIIAAGLSSPYSLYNPEIATMEADPTNAYDQGDAAGFIQLNALRLRVGAGVRQAAQADKGE comes from the coding sequence ATGGCTAAAAATAAAATTGTACTTGCATACTCGGGTGGACTGGATACGTCTATCATTTTGAAATGGTTAAAAGAAACATACGATGCAGAGATTATCGCATTTACAGCAGATATCGGACAAGCGGATGAATTGGATGGATTGGAAGAAAAAGCGTTAGCAACAGGTGCTTCCAAAGTCTATATTGATGATCTACGTGCAGAATTTGCCGAAGACTTTATCTATCCTATGTTCCAAGCAGGAGCGTTATACGAAGGTCAATATCTATTAGGTACAAGTATTGCTCGTCCACTGATTGCGAAGCGTATGGTAGAGATTGCACGTGCTGAAGGTGCTATGGCTATCGCTCACGGTGCAACAGGTAAAGGAAACGATCAGGTTCGATTTGAATTGAATGCAGCGGCTCTAGCTCCTGAGATCAAAGTTATTGCTCCATGGCGCTTAGAAACATTCCGTGATCAATTCCCGGGACGTGCAGAAATGATTGAGTATGCTGAAAAACATGGTATTACTATCACAGCTTCAGCAGCGAAGCCATATTCAACAGATCGTAACTTGCTACATATTAGTTATGAAAGTGGTGTGCTGGAAGATCCGAACTTTGATGCAAGTGCAGAAAGCAACAAAGATATGTTCTTACTCAGCGTGTCTCCAGAAGATGCACCCGATCAACCAGAAATGTTAGATTTGGAATTTGAAAATGGTAACTGTGTTGCGCTTAATGGAGAAAAATTAACTCCACTTGCAGCGATGGAGAAATTGAATGAGCTTGGTGGTAAACATGGTATCGGTCGTGTCGATATGGTGGAAAACCGTTTTGTCGGTATGAAGAGCCGCGGCGTATATGAGACACCGGGCGGAACGATTCTATTCACAGCTCACCGCAAATTAGAATCATTAACGATGGATCGTGAAGTGATGAGTCTGCGTGATTCGTTAATTACACGTTATAGCAATCTAGTATACAATGGCTTCTGGTTCGCACCGGAACGTCTTGCTCTTCAAGCGCTTGTTACAGAAAGCCAAAAAAATGTAACAGGTACCGTACGTGTGAAATTATACAAAGGCAATATTATTGCAGCAGGTCTAAGTAGTCCATACAGTCTGTATAACCCTGAAATTGCAACGATGGAAGCTGATCCAACTAATGCTTATGATCAAGGGGATGCAGCAGGCTTTATCCAATTGAATGCTCTTCGTCTACGTGTAGGCGCAGGTGTGCGTCAAGCAGCTCAAGCGGATAAAGGAGAGTGA
- the argF gene encoding ornithine carbamoyltransferase: MTDTVSKNSSLELSHFKGKDFVELSDYTAEEIHFLIDLAIELKRKQKAGESYRPLEGKTVGLIFEKSSTRTRVSFEVGTFQLGGHALFLSKNDIQMGRGEIIADTARVMSRYLDGIMIRTFGHENVTELAKYADIPVINGLSDLGHPCQVLADFQTIVESKGKLKGLKLAYIGDGNNMAHSLMIGGARIGLDVYVASPEGYEPDPEVVKQCEALAAESGATIKVVRDPKEAVQDADVIYTDVWASMGFEEEQKIREQAFKDYQVNEELVSHAKSDYIFLHCLPAHRGEEVSAGVIDGPNSVIFDEAENRLHAQKAIMAALIG; encoded by the coding sequence ATGACAGATACAGTATCGAAAAACAGCTCATTAGAGCTTAGTCATTTTAAAGGCAAAGATTTCGTAGAATTAAGCGATTATACGGCAGAAGAAATTCATTTTCTGATCGATCTAGCGATAGAATTGAAACGCAAGCAAAAAGCAGGAGAATCGTATCGTCCACTCGAAGGTAAAACAGTCGGATTAATTTTTGAGAAATCTTCGACACGTACCCGGGTATCTTTTGAAGTCGGTACTTTCCAACTTGGAGGACATGCGTTGTTCTTGAGTAAAAACGATATCCAAATGGGACGCGGAGAGATTATCGCTGATACAGCACGTGTAATGTCTCGTTATCTCGATGGAATTATGATTCGTACGTTTGGACATGAAAATGTAACGGAACTAGCAAAATATGCAGATATTCCTGTGATTAACGGACTAAGCGATCTAGGACATCCTTGTCAGGTGCTTGCTGATTTCCAGACGATTGTCGAGAGCAAAGGCAAACTCAAAGGATTGAAATTAGCTTATATCGGAGACGGTAACAATATGGCACACTCGCTGATGATCGGTGGTGCGCGTATAGGTCTGGATGTGTATGTAGCTAGTCCAGAAGGCTATGAGCCTGATCCTGAAGTGGTGAAACAGTGCGAAGCCTTAGCGGCTGAAAGTGGAGCAACGATCAAAGTCGTACGTGATCCGAAAGAAGCGGTACAAGATGCAGATGTAATCTATACCGATGTCTGGGCAAGTATGGGCTTTGAAGAAGAGCAGAAGATTCGGGAACAAGCTTTCAAAGATTATCAGGTCAATGAAGAATTGGTCAGTCATGCCAAATCCGATTATATTTTCTTGCATTGCCTTCCTGCTCACCGCGGTGAAGAAGTGAGTGCAGGTGTGATCGATGGACCGAACAGTGTCATTTTTGATGAAGCAGAAAATCGTCTACATGCACAAAAAGCGATTATGGCGGCTTTGATCGGATAA
- a CDS encoding acetylornithine transaminase — protein sequence MANPISSQSAQPTQTEQSESSLFPTYARYPIAFAKGKGSYLWDTDGKKYLDFMCGIAVTNLGHAPDAVIDKLKNQLDQLWHTSNLFHIPNQEQAAKLITDHSCGDAVFFCNSGAEANEGAIKLARKYQQKVKGEERYEIITFGQSFHGRTLATLTATGQDKVKEGFHPLPAGFVTVPLHDLDALKSAVNEHTAAIMIEMIQAEGGVYPVEPEFMQHIVDLCNEHGLLLIIDEVQTGMGRTGKMFAYEHYGIEPDIFTLAKGLGSGFPIGALVGKAFLKEAFVAGSHGSTFGGTPLATAAVIATIETMQEHNVVEQAATMGTYLQQQLQEKIGHHPFVKDIRGKGLLIGIECDGPVGELVVVGQEKGLLFITAGPNVIRLLPNLLVTKEEVDQAVNGIKEIIEAYAPIVNSQTQLNGK from the coding sequence ATGGCTAATCCGATCAGCAGTCAATCTGCACAACCAACACAAACCGAGCAATCTGAAAGTTCTTTATTCCCGACGTATGCGCGTTATCCTATCGCTTTTGCTAAAGGAAAAGGCAGTTATCTGTGGGATACCGATGGCAAAAAATATCTCGATTTCATGTGCGGAATTGCTGTGACGAATCTAGGTCATGCACCGGACGCTGTGATTGATAAACTCAAAAATCAGTTGGATCAACTGTGGCATACATCGAATCTGTTTCATATTCCGAATCAAGAGCAAGCTGCAAAATTAATTACCGATCATAGCTGTGGCGATGCAGTGTTTTTCTGTAACAGTGGAGCAGAAGCGAATGAAGGGGCAATCAAGTTAGCTCGCAAATATCAACAAAAAGTCAAAGGTGAAGAACGCTACGAAATTATTACGTTCGGGCAATCATTTCACGGTCGTACACTAGCTACATTGACAGCTACCGGACAAGACAAAGTCAAAGAAGGATTCCATCCATTGCCTGCTGGATTTGTAACTGTACCTTTACATGATCTAGATGCACTGAAGTCAGCTGTTAACGAACATACAGCAGCTATTATGATCGAAATGATTCAGGCTGAAGGTGGAGTCTATCCAGTAGAACCTGAATTTATGCAACATATTGTAGACCTGTGTAACGAGCATGGATTGCTACTCATTATTGATGAAGTACAGACAGGCATGGGACGTACAGGCAAAATGTTTGCCTATGAGCATTATGGAATCGAACCGGATATTTTCACATTAGCTAAAGGGCTAGGAAGTGGTTTCCCGATTGGCGCATTGGTCGGTAAAGCTTTTCTGAAAGAAGCTTTTGTCGCAGGCAGTCATGGCTCTACATTTGGAGGAACACCTCTAGCTACAGCCGCTGTTATCGCTACGATCGAAACGATGCAAGAACATAATGTGGTAGAACAAGCCGCTACGATGGGAACATATTTACAACAACAATTACAAGAGAAGATCGGTCATCATCCATTTGTCAAAGATATTCGTGGTAAAGGATTATTGATCGGTATCGAATGTGATGGGCCTGTTGGAGAATTGGTTGTAGTTGGACAAGAAAAAGGATTGTTGTTTATTACAGCAGGACCTAATGTGATTCGCCTGTTACCTAATCTATTGGTCACTAAAGAAGAAGTTGATCAAGCAGTGAATGGAATTAAAGAGATTATCGAAGCTTATGCGCCGATTGTAAATAGTCAGACTCAGCTCAATGGTAAATAA
- the argB gene encoding acetylglutamate kinase has protein sequence MSGSTTRTFVMKCGGSTLAALPDSFFTDLNEIQLSGIQPVIVHGGGPAISENLSKLGIETEFVGGLRKTTEEVLDVVEMVLSGSINKQIVRRIQSTGGKAIGISGVDGSLIQAKPVANSSEVGLVGDVTYVEASIIQGIVDLGYMPIIAPVGSDATGQRYNINADTAAGAVASFLGVPQMIVVTDVPGIMRTIDGNKQVLPQVSIQDIEDMIATGEIYGGMIPKVKAAIACIHGDVQEVIIVDGTEPQVLSRVLKGETIGTRIVRKN, from the coding sequence ATGAGCGGATCAACTACACGTACTTTTGTAATGAAGTGCGGAGGAAGTACACTTGCAGCATTACCTGATTCTTTTTTCACCGACTTGAATGAGATTCAATTATCAGGTATCCAACCCGTTATCGTACATGGCGGCGGACCAGCAATCTCTGAAAATTTGAGCAAATTAGGTATTGAGACTGAATTTGTAGGTGGATTGCGTAAAACGACAGAAGAAGTATTAGATGTTGTAGAAATGGTACTATCAGGCAGTATCAATAAGCAGATTGTGCGACGTATCCAGAGTACAGGTGGCAAAGCTATTGGTATCTCCGGTGTAGATGGCTCATTGATCCAAGCCAAACCTGTAGCAAATTCTAGCGAAGTCGGGCTAGTCGGTGATGTAACGTATGTTGAAGCTTCTATTATTCAAGGAATTGTTGATCTAGGTTATATGCCGATCATTGCGCCTGTTGGAAGCGATGCTACAGGACAACGTTATAATATCAATGCAGATACTGCTGCCGGTGCGGTCGCTTCTTTTCTAGGCGTACCCCAAATGATAGTCGTTACAGACGTACCCGGAATCATGCGAACAATAGATGGCAACAAACAAGTATTGCCTCAAGTATCTATTCAAGATATCGAGGATATGATCGCTACCGGAGAAATCTACGGCGGCATGATCCCTAAAGTTAAAGCAGCTATCGCCTGCATCCACGGTGATGTCCAAGAAGTAATCATCGTAGACGGCACCGAACCCCAAGTACTCAGCCGTGTACTCAAAGGCGAAACCATAGGCACACGCATTGTACGTAAAAATTAA